The following coding sequences are from one Ornithodoros turicata isolate Travis chromosome 1, ASM3712646v1, whole genome shotgun sequence window:
- the LOC135371461 gene encoding uncharacterized protein LOC135371461, with the protein MGTPFLTLIALLICSRIQAEHRLQGGREDDVVADISGSVETAAQKRARINKRHEPRGSNKCDVGECVVMAPQIVTKRILEIIEKVNGISSDVIGLKSETNIRLNDIETSGAELKKEFESLKKEVTRTSLSVEKLRGVTDQVENKLEASLLSMPRITSRYNRTRASGLSDHQVAQVSAYKVSWQIPRGTIDKMRESNPPEIESRKFRIAGYSLKLILGFSSLHGEDYLALYMSLCPGPTDQDLQWPFATPYVFTVSHPILRMKDRRYEGTTAEPNEIFEKPSGKCNPAWGVGRALSWKDAEENGFLLDGIFTVSLELLPKP; encoded by the exons ATGGGCACTCCATTTCTTACGCTGATTGCGCTGCTGATCTGTTCACGCATTCAAGCGGAGCATCGACTGCAAGGAGGCAGGGAG GATGACGTCGTAGCGGACATCAGCGGCTCAGTCGAGACCGCAGCACAGAAGCGAGCCAGGATCAACAAGCGCCATGAGCCACGCGGTTCCAATAAATGTGATGTTGGAGAATGCGTTGTAATGGCGCCGCAAATCGTCACAAAGAGAATCCTAGAAATCATCGAGAAAGTCAACGGCATCTCGTCCGACGTGATCGGTCTCAAGAGCGAAACCAACATTCGGCTCAACGATATCGAGACGTCGGGAGCGGAACTCAAGAAAGAGTTCGAGAGCTTGAAGAAGGAAGTTACGCGGACTTCATTATCCGTGGAGAAACTTCGAGGAGTCACCGATCAAGTGGAGAACAAGCTGGAAGCCTCCCTCTTGTCGATGCCCAGGATCACGTCAAGGTACAACCGGACAAGAGCGTCGGGCCTTTCGGACCACCAGGTGGCGCAAGTTTCCGCCTACAAGGTGTCCTGGCAGATTCCGCGCGGAACGATCGATAAAATGCGAGAATCGAACCCGCCCGAAATCGAGAGCCGCAAGTTCAGGATTGCAGGATATTCGCTAAAATTGATATTGGGGTTCAGCTCTCTGCACGGCGAAGACTACTTGGCACTGTACATGTCCCTGTGTCCGGGTCCCACGGACCAGGACTTGCAATGGCCATTCGCAACGCCGTATGTCTTCACCGTCTCTCACCCGATCTTGAGAATGAAAGACAGGCGGTATGAAGGCACCACGGCAGAACCGAACGAGATTTTCGAAAAGCCGAGCGGTAAGTGTAATCCAGCATGGGGTGTCGGACGTGCTCTCTCTTGGAAAGACGCGGAGGAGAACGGTTTTCTGTTGGACGGTATCTTCACGGTGTCCTTGGAGCTTTTGCCAAAACCCTAA